The Flavivirga eckloniae genomic interval GACCATGATAAAATGAAAGAATACCTTCCGCAGGCATTGGAATTGTATCGAAAACTATATTTGGTAAAATATTCAAAATTCAATCCCCAGTTTACACTTAAATATATTCAAGAATGTCACGAAAAAGAGTTGGTGAAATTTCAAGGTTATATAGATGAACACGATAGTTTAAAAGCCTTTTCGGGCGTGTTTACCATAGAAAATACCATAACGTCTCCATTAGTTGGGTACGATACCGATATGCCTCAAAAAGATGGACTTTACATTCATGCTGCACAATTAGCAATTCTTGAAAAATTCGAAACAGGACTGTTGCTTAATTTAAGTTCTGGAGCATCAGGATTTAAGCGTATGCGTGGCGGGCAGCCATCTATTGAATATTCTTTATTATATTTGAAACACTTACCACGTAAAAGACGCCTGCGTTGGCAAGCCCTAAAAGTTTTATCCAATAAAATAGGTGTACCTATTATTAAGAAATACAAACTCTAACTCTCATTAGTAAAGCACACATGGATAATCAGAATAATTGGTACCCGATCTCACTTATCGGTAAATTAAAAAAATCACCTCAAAGGTTGATTTTGCAGGGGTGTCCAATTGTGGTGTATAAGGGGAAATCGGGCTGGGTTGTACAAAAAGATAGCTGCCCGCATAGAAATTATCCCTTATCTGCCGGAAAAGTAATTAACAATGAATTACGCTGTAAATATCACGGTTGGCGTTTTGATGACAAAGGGTTTACTACAGAAATCCCCGGATTAAAATCACACTATAAAGGAAAATGTGCTGTACTTACCACTTATAGCTCGCATGAACATAATGGATTGTTATGGGTATGTCTTAAACCCGGTACACCTTTTCAGCTTGCAGCAAAACCATTGCCCGATCGTAAAATTTATTCGTATCGAACAACCATTAAAGGAGATACAGCCGATATTTTAGAGAATTTTTTAGATCCAATGCACACATCCTTTTTACACGATGGCCTTATTAGAAAGTCTACCAAAGTAAATAAAACCATTGCAGAAATAAGAGCAATTAAAAATGGTGTACAAGTAAAATATACCGAAGAGTCACACCAATCTGGTATAATAGGATCGGTTTTCGGTAGGTTTATAACGCATAGTTACGGTATTTTATCCAAAGGAAATATTATCGATTTGGAGTTTTATTCCAAAAAAGGATTAGAAATGACAAATCGATTTATAATAGTACCAACTAAACCAGGAGAGAATTACTTTTTCTCGCAAATTACCGCTAATAATAGATGGGTGCCATCTTGGTTAAAAATAGGCATGTTGACTCCATTTTTTTATATGGCTTTGCAACAAGATAAAAAAGCTGTAGAGCTTTTAAGCGCTAACAAAAAACAAGTAGAACTCGACCCGCTTCAAAGTACATATTTGGATATCATGCGACGGTATATAGACAGAATGTTAAACGGAGAAGCATTTAATGTAACAGAGAAAGATATCGAACTTTACTTATAATTAAACAAATGAAAGTACTACTTACAGGAGCAACAGGGTTTTTAGGATGGCGAACATTAGAAGTTCTCGCAGACGATCCGCGTATAAGTACAATAGTTGCAACCGGTAGAACTCTAAAGAACACACACCAAGTAAAGCACGAAAAAGTAACCTATATTTTAGGAGATTTAGAGAATATATCCTTTGTAAAAGAACTAGTAAAAGACGTAGATTATATTATACATGCAGCAGCATTGTCCTCACCTTGGGGTAAAAGGGAGTGGTTTGAAAAAGCCAATATACAGACCCAACAAAACCTAATAAAAGTAGCCCAAGAAAACAAGATTAAAAATTTTGTGTTCATTTCTACCCCCAGTATTTATTTTGAATTTAAGGATAAGTTCAATGTAAAAGAAGATGATACATTGCCAAAAACACTAATTAATGCATATGCCGAAACAAAAAGAAAGGCAGAAATAGTTTTGGCTAACTCTGGATTAACACATGTTATACTAAGACCCAGAGCTATTATAGGTCGTGGAGATACGGTTATAATGCCTCGATTAATCCGGGCGTTTGATGAAGGGCGTTTAAAAATTATTGGAAACGGAAAGAATATTGCCGATCTCACCTCGGTAGAAAATGTAGCAAACGCCATACTGTTAGCCCTAGTGGCAAAAGATAAAGCCCTTAATGAAACCTATAATATAACAAATGACGAACCAGTTGTCCTATGGGATGCCATTACAAATGTTTTAACCCAATTAGGCAAAAAGGCTCCAGAAAAAAAACTCCCATATAAACTGGTTAAAACCATAGCAACATTGCTCGAATTAAAGGCTAGTCTAACTAATAAGAAAGAACCGCCTTTAACAAAGTATGGCGTTGGCACATTGGCAAAATCGCTTACTATGGACATTTCTAAGGCAAAACAATTATTGGGTTATAATCCTAAAGTGACAACGCAAGAGGCTATAAACGAATTTGTAAATTGGTATCGATCAAATGGAAAGCAGTAAACTCTATTTAGGTTATGCCGGACATTGTTTGGCAAAAGAAAACGAAGCCATTCGAGGAGGGAGGAAACAGCTTATCGAATTTAAAGCACTTTGGGGGTTAATCGAACATCCAACCCAAGGCTTAATGCTTTTCGATACCGGGTATACCAAGCGGTTTTATAAAGCAACGTCATCTTTTCCCAATAAAATATATGCAAAAATCACGAAGGTGACCATAACTCCAGAAAGTGAGGTGAAAGCACAATTAATTGCTCATGGCATCCAGCCCGAAGCGATCAAGCATATTTTTATTTCGCACTTTCATGCCGATCATATTGCAGGGTTGCGGGACTTTCCGAATGCCACACTTCACGCTTCAAAGGACGCGTTAAAACAATTAAACAGCATTCCAAAAGCTTTGGGCTTTACCAAAGGCATACTAAAAGAACTACTTCCCGAGAATTACATGGAAAGAATCTCGGTGATTGAAACTAGTGTGAAAAGAAACATATCTGCATTGGGCGAGGTTTACGATTTATTTGGAGATGGCCATATAATAGCTGTTCCTTTGCCCGGTCATGCAGCAGGCCAAATGGGGTTACTGATTTCAACAAAAAAACAAACTTATTTTTTGGTAGCCGATGCTTGTTGGTTAAAAGAAACCTATAAAAAAGGAACACTGCCACATCCTATAGTTCGTATATTTTTCCATTCATGGAAAGACTTTAAAAATAGCCTGACACGCTTAAGAGCATATCACAAGGAAAACCCCGAAACCATTATTGTGCCGACTCATTGCTCTGAAACTACAGACGCTTTGGTGCATAAAAAAATAGACTTGGATGTACTTTAAAATTCAAATACTGTTCAATCTATTGTCACTTCGTATAAACAAGAGGCGCTATAAAAACAAGCTAAATCGGCTACAGGATAAGCGGTGGAAAAAATTAAATAAAACCTTATTAAAGTCGCCTTATTATTGGGAGAAAGCAAAAGAGCATATGTCTTTAGAAAAGTATCCGATAATTAATAAAGCCATTTTTATGGCAAACTTCGATAAAATCAATACTAAGGGAGTATCACTCGAGCAGGCTTTTAAAGTAGCTGTTAAAGCAGAAGAGTCGCGAGATTTTTCACCTTTAATAGATGGTGTAACCGTAGGCTTATCAACAGGAACAAGTGGCAATAGGGGTGTGTTTTTAGCAACAGAGGCAGAAAGGGCAAAATGGGTAGCTTGTGTATTAGATCGTGTTATTGGCTTTTCCTTAAAAAAACGTAGTGTCGCTTTCTTTTTAAGAGCGAATAGTAATCTTTATGATTCTGTAACATCAAAATCCCTAAAATTTGAGTTTTTCGATATTCTTGAAAGTATTAAGACCTATATCCCTAAACTAAACAAGTTGCAGCCTACAATTTTAGTAGCCCAACCTAGCGTTTTATTGGAATTGGCTGCTTGTGTAGAAACAGGAGAGCTATTAATAAAACCGACCAAAATAATTTCGGTGGCAGAAGTGCTGTATCATGAAGATGCCACTTTTCTGGAACAAGTTTTTAAGCAAACCATTCATCAAGTATACCAATGTACAGAAGGGATGTTGGCAACGACTTGCGGACACGGAACATTACATTTTAATGACGATTTTTTAATCATTGAGAAAAAATATCTCGATAAGGAGAAAACACGTTTTCATCCCATTATCACAGATTTATTAAGAACAACACAGCCTATAGTAAGATACGAGTTAAACGATATTATTCATGAAAAAACGAACTGTGCATGTGGAAGTCATTTTACAGCCATAGAGAAGATTGAAGGCAGGTCGGATGATGTGCTTAGGTTTACATCCCTAAAAGGAAAGGACATAAAAGTATATCCCGATTTTTTAAGGCGAGCAATTATATTGGCCGATCCGTCAATTAATGATTATACGCTGGTACAAAAGAATGAAAATACATTGGAATTATATGTAAGTAATACTAATGTATATGAATTGGCGGCTAAAGCTCTGAAAGATTATTTAGAGACCTTAGGAGTAAAAGATATTATAATAAAGAAGTCCCTTGTAAGGAATCATGTCAAAGGGAATAAATTAAGAAGAATACGGAATGATTGGAAAATCAATTAAAATAGAAGGAACAGGAATTTATTTGCCAGAAGCAAAATCCTCTGAAGCTATCGAAAAAATGCATGGTATTCCACTGGGCTGGAGTGAGAAATATTCTGGAGTAAAAAACAGGCATCATGTAACGCATGAAACTAATGGCTTTATGGGGGCCAGAGCAGCCGAACAGGCTTTGCAAAATACAGGTTTGACCTTGGAAGCTATTGATATGCTTATTTTTGCTGGTAGTTCATATGATTATCCTTTACCCAATCAAGCGAGCATCATCAAGCATGAATTAAAAGGAGCTTCGTTCGATTTTCCGGCTATTGATGTCGATAGTACTTGTTTAAGTTTTGTAACCGGTTTGGAAATGGCAGCGAGTATGTTAGATGGGGAAAACTATAAATGCATACTGCTTGTGTCTTCCGAAGTCGCATCAAGAGGGTTAGACCCATCAAATTGGGAAACAGCTACGTTGTTTGGTGATGGTGCAGCTGCAGCTATAATAACTCACGACCCTTCTGGAGAGTCAGTGGTGGTTAAAAGTCAACAGAAAACATATACAGAAGGGGTGTATCATGCCATAATTGAAGGTGGAGGAGCTGTTGATTATTTTAATGATGATACTATTAATCCTAAAGGACGTTTTTTTAAAATGCAGGGAAAAAAGCTATTGCGCTTGGCAAAGAAAAAAATTCCGGTTTTTGTAAAAGATTTTTTTAAAGACCTCCCAATTAAAATTGAAGATATAGACTTAATTATACCGCATCAAGCCTCATCAACAGGGCTTGAGATTTTTAAAAATATGTATGCTTTTAATGAATCCCAAGTTATAGATACTTTAGCTGAGAATGGTAACTGTATTGCAGCATCAATTCCATTAACCTTGCACGATGCTATCACCAAGAAAAAATTGAAAAGAGGACAAACCTGTTTGCTTATAGGTACGTCGGCAGGCTTTTCAATAGGAGCATTATTGTTTCAATATTAGTTTTATTAGTGAAACTCTATTTTAAAAAGTTGCGAAGCAAAGCATTCAAAATAGTAAGTAGAACTAATCCCGCTTCTTGTGCTGAACTCGTTTCAGTATCCAGTGGGATCTTAGGTTTAATACCTCGAAGCTAGCTTCAGAATTTATAAATAATATTTTCAATTGAATGCCTCGTGCGCTTGCTCCGAAGGTCATTAACTTCTTCTAGCAATTAATTATTTTAAAAAGGGAAGCACATTGTTTGTAATAACCTACTTTATACTTTTTATAGGCTATTAGATAACTACTTTTTTACTAATTTTAATTTTCGAATACATTAGAAAATAGATAAAGAATGAGTAAAGAAACGCCTTTGGTAAACTCAGAGTATTTGCTGCAAAAATTCCCTGGAAAGGGTGGTTGGACTTACGCGGCGATACCAGAAGTACTTCAAAATAAAAATAACCCATTTGGTTGGGTAAAAGTAAAAGGTTTTATTGATGACTTTGAATTGAAGCAATATAAATTAATGCCCATGGGTAATGGCAAATTGTTTTTACCTGTTAAAGCTGAAATTCGAAAAAAGATTAAAAAGAACCATGGCGATTATGTCAATGTCATTCTTTATTCTGATGATTCGCTACTTGAAATTCCGCAAGAAATTTTAGACTGTTTTGCAAACGAACCTAAAAAGACACATGAGACGTTCCTGAATTTTACAGAAGGCGAGCAAAAAGCATATTTAGATTGGATTTATGGGGCTAAAACAGATGAAACCAAAGCGAACAGAATTTTAAAAATGATGAATAGACTGGAGAGGAAATTAAAATTTCATGATAAGGAAGATAGAGAATAGTAAGGACTAATTCATGTCTTAACGAAAATGCAAAACCTTATAGCAGATATAAAGCGAACTATAGAGATTATCAAATAAACAAACCGGCATAAGAACATTACCTGTAATTCAAGAATAAGTATGGACGTATAGAGCCTCGTGTACCATAGTATATGATGGTCTCTTACCTCAATATTACTCTTGGACATTTAAGTAAAATCAGAAACAAATTGTCCAGAAAATAATTTCTTAATCTAGATTAAGAAATTTGTTTTAAAAAGCTTTGACTTTTGTATCATGAAAATCAAGAAGAACGTTTTGGAATTAATAAATAAACCCATATGAAAGAGGAAATAGCCAATAATATGTTTGAATTATACGAGCTTATAGGTGCAAGTAATCAATCCTTAAAGACCTCGAAAGGGTGTAGCTATGTTATGTCGGCTAACAATTCCTGGCCTACTAAAGTTTTTAGACTAAACGAATTACAAATAGATTACGGGGATTTGTATCAAAAAATGGAATTTGGAGAAATTCCTGATTCAGTTTTTCTGAATGAAGATGAGGTGGCTGAATCGCAGCTTGTAAAGCATGGATTTAAAATGAAATCTACAATTTTGAGCATGTATGCAAACTTATCTGAACAAACAAAATCCGCAAATAGTTTTACTTCTATTGATAGGGTTGATACAGAAAAAGCAGCAGCAATATTTGCAAAAATAGCTTCGGTGGCTTTTAGTTACGAAGTCCGTCCTGAAACTATAGCCTCTTTAATAAACAATCCCAAGTTAAAAATATATATAGGGAAGTACAAAGAAACTTATGCGAGTAGCGGGATGCTGTTATTAGATAGAAACGGAATTTCTGGTTTGCATATGATAGGGACTCTTCCCGAATATAGAGGGTATGGTTTAGGGAAAGTTATGACAGGTAAATTGCTGTTTGAAGCTTACGAAAACTCAAGTAAACAGGCGGTACTGGGAGCTTCGGAATTGGGACATCGGGTTTACTCCAAACTAGGGTTTAAAGTTGAAGGGACATTAAAATCGTACTCGATATAGAAGTGCTTTTTCTTTTCTGTTATCAATAAATACATCTAGCAAGTTTCGGGTTTTAAGGCAACGGTATAGTTTCGATATTTGTAATATATAATTCAGACATGATGAACGAACAACAAAAATTGAATTACGACCGTATTGCAGAAGCCATAGCCTATATAAGGAATAACTTTAAGGAACAACCCAATCTTGATGAGGTAGCCTCTAAGGTACATTTGAGTTCTTTTCATTTTCAACGTTTATTTAATGAATGGGCAGGAACTACTCCCAAGAAGTTTTTGCAGTATATTAGTTTGGAGTATGCCAAAAAGCTTTTAAAAGAACAACAAGCCACTTTATTTGATGCTGCAATTGAAACAGGATTGTCTGGAACAGGTAGACTACATGATCTTTTTATTAATGTGGAAGGCATGACACCAGCCGAATATAAAAACGGCGGTAAAAATCTTTTTATAAATTACAGTTTTGCAGAGAGCCCTTTTGGGAGTTTAATGGTAGCTAGCACTCAAAAAGGAATTTGTCATATGGCTTTTATTGCAGAAGAAGCTAGTGCATTGAGCGACTTGAAAACAAAATTTCCGAATGCAACATTTCAACAAAAACTGGATTTGATGCAACAGCATGCATTGTTTATTTTTCAAAATGATTGGAGTAAATTAGCAGAAATCAAATTGCACTTAAAAGGCACAAGTTTTCAATTAAAAGTATGGGAAACATTGCTAAAAATTCCAATGGGAGGCCTCACGACTTATGGTGGTATTGCAGAACAAATAGGAAATAAAAATGCTTCCAGAGCTGTAGGTACAGCCATAGGGAACAATCCTGTAGCATTTCTTATTCCGTGCCACCGTGTTATTCAATCTACAGGAGGTATAGGCGGGTATATGTGGGGAGAAACAAGAAAAACAGCTATTATTGGTTGGGAAGGTGCAAAAATAGATAGCGTTAAAATAGAATAAGCTGCTTATTTATGTATATTTTGATGCTTTGAGTTGCGAGAATATGGTACGACATAACGATATCTCAGATATAGATTTAAGACGTAGAATTAAACGTCGTAAAATTCAGCTTGGTGGGAATCGCAATTTAAAAATTTACGGAACCCTGTCCTGTTCATCAGGAAAAAGAATGAAAACCGAGAATCGTGTTTTCTTTAGCTCGGAAAAAGAAGCTGTAAAACATGGCTATCGTCCTTGTGGACATTGTATGCGATTGCAATATAAAAATTGGAAACATGGAATTGTTTGATGAATTGGTGGATAAAACTAGAAATTGGCTACCCAAAGACGGGGAGGTAAACTATTATGGCAAAATTTTTTCAATGGAAGAAGCAGATCATTATTTCAATACCCTGCTCAATACGATTGCGTGGCGAAATGATGAAGCCATTATTTTTGGAAAAAAAATTATAACCAAAAGAAAAGTAGCTTGGTATGGCGATAAACCTTATGAATACACGTACTCGAACACGACAAAACATGCTTTAAATTGGACAGCAGCATTGTTGGAGTTAAAAGCTATAATAGAAAAGGAAACGGGGGAGACATTTAATTCCTGCTTGCTCAATCTTTATCACAGTGGAGAAGAAGGAATGGCTTGGCATAGTGATGGTGAAACCGATTTAAAAAAAGATGGCGCCATAGGGTCGTTGAGTTTTGGAGCAGAAAGAAAGTTTTCGTTTAAGCATAAACAAACTAATGAGAAAGTTGAACTGGTTTTAAAACACGGAAGCCTTTTGGTTATGAAAGATATTACGCAAACGCACTGGTTGCATAGGCTTCCTCCAACAAAACGTATTACGGCACCACGAGTAAATCTTACATTTAGGACTATGGTTGAGTAAGTACGCTGCCAATTAATATGGTATCTTGCGGATTGAAAAAAACAAAATTCCATTTTAGTATTGATACCAAACCACCGATGTACATAGAATGAAATCTATTAGAACTATAAAAGATCAACTAGATCGAATCATACATTTAAAAGAAACCCCACAACGTATTATTTCACTAGTGCCAAGTCAAACAGAATTGTTGTGCGATTTAGGTTTGGAGGATTTTCTTGTTGGGGTAACC includes:
- a CDS encoding bifunctional helix-turn-helix domain-containing protein/methylated-DNA--[protein]-cysteine S-methyltransferase, with translation MNEQQKLNYDRIAEAIAYIRNNFKEQPNLDEVASKVHLSSFHFQRLFNEWAGTTPKKFLQYISLEYAKKLLKEQQATLFDAAIETGLSGTGRLHDLFINVEGMTPAEYKNGGKNLFINYSFAESPFGSLMVASTQKGICHMAFIAEEASALSDLKTKFPNATFQQKLDLMQQHALFIFQNDWSKLAEIKLHLKGTSFQLKVWETLLKIPMGGLTTYGGIAEQIGNKNASRAVGTAIGNNPVAFLIPCHRVIQSTGGIGGYMWGETRKTAIIGWEGAKIDSVKIE
- a CDS encoding MBL fold metallo-hydrolase; this encodes MESSKLYLGYAGHCLAKENEAIRGGRKQLIEFKALWGLIEHPTQGLMLFDTGYTKRFYKATSSFPNKIYAKITKVTITPESEVKAQLIAHGIQPEAIKHIFISHFHADHIAGLRDFPNATLHASKDALKQLNSIPKALGFTKGILKELLPENYMERISVIETSVKRNISALGEVYDLFGDGHIIAVPLPGHAAGQMGLLISTKKQTYFLVADACWLKETYKKGTLPHPIVRIFFHSWKDFKNSLTRLRAYHKENPETIIVPTHCSETTDALVHKKIDLDVL
- a CDS encoding Rieske 2Fe-2S domain-containing protein, which codes for MDNQNNWYPISLIGKLKKSPQRLILQGCPIVVYKGKSGWVVQKDSCPHRNYPLSAGKVINNELRCKYHGWRFDDKGFTTEIPGLKSHYKGKCAVLTTYSSHEHNGLLWVCLKPGTPFQLAAKPLPDRKIYSYRTTIKGDTADILENFLDPMHTSFLHDGLIRKSTKVNKTIAEIRAIKNGVQVKYTEESHQSGIIGSVFGRFITHSYGILSKGNIIDLEFYSKKGLEMTNRFIIVPTKPGENYFFSQITANNRWVPSWLKIGMLTPFFYMALQQDKKAVELLSANKKQVELDPLQSTYLDIMRRYIDRMLNGEAFNVTEKDIELYL
- a CDS encoding alpha-ketoglutarate-dependent dioxygenase AlkB family protein; this encodes MELFDELVDKTRNWLPKDGEVNYYGKIFSMEEADHYFNTLLNTIAWRNDEAIIFGKKIITKRKVAWYGDKPYEYTYSNTTKHALNWTAALLELKAIIEKETGETFNSCLLNLYHSGEEGMAWHSDGETDLKKDGAIGSLSFGAERKFSFKHKQTNEKVELVLKHGSLLVMKDITQTHWLHRLPPTKRITAPRVNLTFRTMVE
- a CDS encoding Ada metal-binding domain-containing protein; amino-acid sequence: MVRHNDISDIDLRRRIKRRKIQLGGNRNLKIYGTLSCSSGKRMKTENRVFFSSEKEAVKHGYRPCGHCMRLQYKNWKHGIV
- a CDS encoding 3-oxoacyl-ACP synthase III family protein; translated protein: MIGKSIKIEGTGIYLPEAKSSEAIEKMHGIPLGWSEKYSGVKNRHHVTHETNGFMGARAAEQALQNTGLTLEAIDMLIFAGSSYDYPLPNQASIIKHELKGASFDFPAIDVDSTCLSFVTGLEMAASMLDGENYKCILLVSSEVASRGLDPSNWETATLFGDGAAAAIITHDPSGESVVVKSQQKTYTEGVYHAIIEGGGAVDYFNDDTINPKGRFFKMQGKKLLRLAKKKIPVFVKDFFKDLPIKIEDIDLIIPHQASSTGLEIFKNMYAFNESQVIDTLAENGNCIAASIPLTLHDAITKKKLKRGQTCLLIGTSAGFSIGALLFQY
- a CDS encoding YdeI/OmpD-associated family protein; the encoded protein is MSKETPLVNSEYLLQKFPGKGGWTYAAIPEVLQNKNNPFGWVKVKGFIDDFELKQYKLMPMGNGKLFLPVKAEIRKKIKKNHGDYVNVILYSDDSLLEIPQEILDCFANEPKKTHETFLNFTEGEQKAYLDWIYGAKTDETKANRILKMMNRLERKLKFHDKEDRE
- a CDS encoding NAD-dependent epimerase/dehydratase family protein, producing MKVLLTGATGFLGWRTLEVLADDPRISTIVATGRTLKNTHQVKHEKVTYILGDLENISFVKELVKDVDYIIHAAALSSPWGKREWFEKANIQTQQNLIKVAQENKIKNFVFISTPSIYFEFKDKFNVKEDDTLPKTLINAYAETKRKAEIVLANSGLTHVILRPRAIIGRGDTVIMPRLIRAFDEGRLKIIGNGKNIADLTSVENVANAILLALVAKDKALNETYNITNDEPVVLWDAITNVLTQLGKKAPEKKLPYKLVKTIATLLELKASLTNKKEPPLTKYGVGTLAKSLTMDISKAKQLLGYNPKVTTQEAINEFVNWYRSNGKQ
- a CDS encoding F390 synthetase-related protein, which codes for MYFKIQILFNLLSLRINKRRYKNKLNRLQDKRWKKLNKTLLKSPYYWEKAKEHMSLEKYPIINKAIFMANFDKINTKGVSLEQAFKVAVKAEESRDFSPLIDGVTVGLSTGTSGNRGVFLATEAERAKWVACVLDRVIGFSLKKRSVAFFLRANSNLYDSVTSKSLKFEFFDILESIKTYIPKLNKLQPTILVAQPSVLLELAACVETGELLIKPTKIISVAEVLYHEDATFLEQVFKQTIHQVYQCTEGMLATTCGHGTLHFNDDFLIIEKKYLDKEKTRFHPIITDLLRTTQPIVRYELNDIIHEKTNCACGSHFTAIEKIEGRSDDVLRFTSLKGKDIKVYPDFLRRAIILADPSINDYTLVQKNENTLELYVSNTNVYELAAKALKDYLETLGVKDIIIKKSLVRNHVKGNKLRRIRNDWKIN
- a CDS encoding GNAT family N-acetyltransferase gives rise to the protein MKEEIANNMFELYELIGASNQSLKTSKGCSYVMSANNSWPTKVFRLNELQIDYGDLYQKMEFGEIPDSVFLNEDEVAESQLVKHGFKMKSTILSMYANLSEQTKSANSFTSIDRVDTEKAAAIFAKIASVAFSYEVRPETIASLINNPKLKIYIGKYKETYASSGMLLLDRNGISGLHMIGTLPEYRGYGLGKVMTGKLLFEAYENSSKQAVLGASELGHRVYSKLGFKVEGTLKSYSI